The proteins below are encoded in one region of bacterium:
- a CDS encoding LysR family transcriptional regulator, which yields MDIRQLEIFQKIVDEKSFSRAAKSLGLTQPTASGHIKSLEKELGVRLFDRLGREVEPTQAGWIL from the coding sequence ATGGACATTCGCCAGCTCGAAATATTCCAGAAAATTGTGGATGAAAAAAGCTTTTCGCGGGCGGCCAAGAGCCTGGGCCTGACCCAGCCGACGGCGAGCGGCCACATCAAGTCCCTCGAGAAGGAGTTGGGGGTGCGGCTTTTCGATCGCCTCGGCCGCGAGGTGGAGCCCACCCAGGCGGGGTGGATTCTTC